The following proteins come from a genomic window of Gossypium raimondii isolate GPD5lz chromosome 5, ASM2569854v1, whole genome shotgun sequence:
- the LOC105767421 gene encoding probable protein phosphatase 2C 23 isoform X1 gives MGNGVGKLSVCFTGGGGYSGEEARPRKEISSLLLDPLDEGLGHSFCYVRPDPSQLYSSKVYSEESSTTFGTISGASVSANTYTPLSTALVDPYVCYNSSCFDRAAAFESTASFSSIPLQPIPKNMINSSGPLSGSLVPGSGPLERGFMSGPIERGFMSGPLDNTNNYNRGIFSGPLDRGFSDQFQRSFSHGAFAFKSGTRKGSLIRILQRAISKTVSRGQKSVVAPIKGVVSVKESEWVIGSDKNLIHHQNENLTVSSLNLSSEGSLDDDESMGSQNIQWAQGKAGEDRIHVVVSEECRWVFVGIYDGFNGPDAPDFLLSNLYSNVHKELKGLLWDDELEQAPATSPEEEKQSREPESTQGCSDYACSRCLEQENYPCKKEDIDFDSNLRSKKKKGRTSKVRYKGMANKWEENQRRWKCEWDRERLELDRKLKEQLNRNKSDRSSSMINHGDVLKALSRALKKTEESYLDIADKMLMENPELALMGSCVLVMLMKGEDVYVMNVGDSRAVLAQKAEPDYWLGKVKQDLERINEETLHDLEGFDGDKFSSIPDLTAFQLSVDHSTNEKEEVQRIKNEHPDDPCAVMNDRVKGSLKVTRAFGAGFLKQPKWNNALLEMFRIDYKGNSPYITCVPSLHHHRLGPKDRFLVLSSDGLYQYLTNEEAVSEVELFITLQPEGDPAQHLIEEVLFRAAKKASMDFHELLEIPQGDRRRYHDDVSVIVISLEGRIWRYCV, from the exons ATGGGTAATGGTGTGGGCAAGTTAAGCGTGTGTTTCACCGGCGGCGGTGGATATAGCGGAGAAGAAGCTCGTCCTAGAAAAGAAATATCCTCGTTATTGTTGGATCCTCTCGATGAAGGACTCGGTCACTCTTTCTGCTACGTCAGACCCGATCCTAGCCAACTTTATTCATCCAAGGTCTATTCCGAAGAATCCTCCACGACTTTCGGTACGATCTCGGGAGCCTCAGTTAGCGCCAACACGTATACGCCGCTTTCGACAGCGCTGGTGGATCCCTACGTCTGTTACAACAGCAGCTGCTTCGATCGAGCCGCGGCTTTCGAGAGCACCGCCTCGTTTTCATCGATCCCGCTGCAACCGATTCCCAAGAATATGATTAACTCTTCAGGTCCACTTTCGGGTAGCCTCGTTCCGGGTTCGGGTCCTTTAGAAAGAGGGTTCATGTCGGGTCCGATTGAGAGAGGGTTCATGTCGGGTCCTCTTgataatactaataattataatcGTGGTATATTTTCGGGTCCACTCGATAGAGGCTTTTCCGATCAGTTTCAAAGAAGCTTTTCTCATGGAGCTTTTGCTTTTAAATCCGGAACGAGAAAAGGATCTTTAATTCGGATTCTCCAAAGAGCAATCTCAAAAACCGTATCTCGCGGCCAAAAATCCGTAGTGGCTCCAATCAAAGGCGTGGTTTCGGTTAAAGAATCGGAATGGGTAATCGGGTCCGATAAGAACCTGATTCATCATCAAAATGAGAACTTGACGGTCAGTAGTTTGAATCTGAGCAGTGAAGGTAGTTTAGATGATGATGAGTCAATGGGAAGTCAAAATATTCAATGGGCACAGGGGAAAGCAGGCGAGGATCGTATACACGTCGTGGTTTCGGAGGAATGCAGATGGGTTTTCGTTGGGATCTACGATGGATTCAACGGCCCTGATGCTCCTGATTTTCTGTTATCAAATCTTTACTCCAATGTTCATAAAGAACTCAAGGGTTTGTTATGGGATGATGAGCTTGAACAAGCCCCTGCAACTTCCCCTGAAGAAGAAAAACAGAGCAGGGAACCGGAGTCAACTCAGGGTTGCTCCGATTATGCTTGTTCCCGGTGTCTCGAGCAAGAGAACTACCCCTGTAAGAAAGAAGACATTGATTTCGATTCTAATCTGagatcgaaaaagaaaaagggaaggacATCGAAGGTGAGGTATAAGGGCATGGCAAATAAGTGGGAAGAGAATCAAAGGAGGTGGAAGTGTGAATGGGATAGGGAAAGATTAGAACTTGATAGGAAATTGAAGGAACAGTTGAATAGAAACAAGTCTGATAGATCGAGTTCGATGATAAATCACGGTGATGTTTTGAAAGCTCTGTCTCGGGCTTTGAAGAAAACAGAGGAGTCTTATTTGGATATTGCTGATAAGATGTTAATGGAGAACCCAGAGTTGGCTTTGATGGGTTCTTGTGTGCTTGTCATGTTGATGAAAGGTGAGGATGTGTATGTGATGAATGTTGGTGATAGTAGGGCGGTTTTGGCGCAAAAGGCGGAGCCCGATTACTGGTTGGGGAAGGTTAAACAGGATTTGGAGAGGATTAATGAGGAAACATTGCATGATCTTGAAGGATTTGATGGAGATAAATTTAGTTCAATTCCTGATTTAACTGCTTTTCAGCTTAGTGTGGATCATAGCACCAATGAAAAAGAG GAAgttcaaagaataaaaaatgaacatCCAGATGATCCTTGCGCTGTGATGAACGACCGAGTTAAAGGTTCTTTGAAGGTCACTCGAGCTTTTGGGGCTGGTTTTCTCAAACAG CCTAAATGGAACAATGCACTTCTAGAGATGTTCAGAATAGATTACAAAGGAAATTCTCCATATATCACTTGCGTACCATCTCTCCACCACCACAGATTAGGCCCCAAAGACAGATTCTTGGTATTATCATCCGATGGGCTCTATCAATACTTAACAAACGAGGAGGCTGTATCTGAGGTTGAACTTTTCATCACATTGCAACCTGAAGGAGACCCTGCGCAGCATCTCATTGAAGAAGTGCTGTTCCGTGCTGCAAAGAAAGCAAGCATGGACTTTCACGAGTTACTTGAAATACCCCAAGGGGATAGACGGCGGTACCATGACGATGTTTCTGTCATAGTTATTTCTTTAGAGGGAAGAATATGGAGATATTGTGTATAA
- the LOC105769616 gene encoding putative E3 ubiquitin-protein ligase XBAT31 isoform X2: MGQGLSCGASQENVLFSAVQGGDLETVEALLRRESNLLHHTTVYDRHSALHIAAAYGQIEILAMLLEKSVNPDVVNRQKQTPLMLAAMHGNISCVKKLIEAGANILMFDSIHGRTCLHYAAYYGHSDCLQAILSAAQSSPVAVSWGYARFVNIRDAKGATSLHLAARQRRPDCVHILLDNGALVCASTGGYGCPGSTPLHLAARGGSLDCIRKLLAWGADRLQRDASGRIPYVVALKHKHGACAALLNPSSAEPIVWPAPLKFISELNEEAKTLLEQALMDANREREKNILKGTAYSIPSPSQSDSGLDDNISE; the protein is encoded by the exons ATGGGTCAAGGGCTGAGTTGTGGAGCGAGTCAAGAGAATGTATTGTTTAGTGCAGTTCAAGGTGGAGACCTTGAAACTGTGGAAGCTTTATTAAGGAGAGAATCCAATCTTTTACATCATACGACTGTTTATGATCGCCACTCTGCTCTTCATATAGCTGCTGCTTATGGCCAGATCGAG ATTTTGGCTATGCTTTTGGAGAAATCCGTGAACCCGGACGTAGTGAATCGTCAAAAGCAg ACTCCCCTTATGTTGGCTGCAATGCATGGGAATATCTCCTGCGTGAAGAAGCTGATTGAAGCCGGGGCAAAT ATCTTAATGTTTGATTCAATTCATGGAAGAACTTGCTTGCACTATGCAGCCTATTATGGTCACTCTGACTGCCTTCAGGCTATTCTCTCTGCTGCTCAATCTAGCCCTGTTGCTGTTTCATg GGGATATGCACGTTTTGTGAATATAAGAGATGCCAAGGGAGCTACTTCCTTACACTTAGCAGCTCGTCAAAGGCGGCCTGACTGCGTACATATCCTGTTAGACAATGGTGCTCTTGTTTGTGCTTCAACTGGTGGATATGG TTGTCCAGGAAGCACACCTCTTCATTTGGCTGCTAGAGGTGGATCTCTTGATTGCATCCGCAAGTTGTTGGCATGGGGTGCGGACCGTCTTCAAAGAGATGCATCCGG GAGAATACCTTATGTAGTTGCTCTAAAGCACAAACATGGGGCATGTGCAGCTCTGCTAAATCCTTCATCAGCAGAACCTATCGTCTGGCCGGCACCTTTAAAGTTCATTAGTGAGCTTAATGAGGAGGCAAAAACACTATTAGAACAAGCCTTAATGGATGCAAACcgggaaagagaaaagaacatCCTGAAGGGAACAGCTTACTCAATTCCATCACCTTCACAATCTGATTCTGGGTTAGATGACAATATCTCTGag TAG
- the LOC105767421 gene encoding probable protein phosphatase 2C 23 isoform X2, with amino-acid sequence MGNGVGKLSVCFTGGGGYSGEEARPRKEISSLLLDPLDEGLGHSFCYVRPDPSQLYSSKVYSEESSTTFGTISGASVSANTYTPLSTALVDPYVCYNSSCFDRAAAFESTASFSSIPLQPIPKNMINSSGPLSGSLVPGSGPLERGFMSGPIERGFMSGPLDNTNNYNRGIFSGPLDRGFSDQFQRSFSHGAFAFKSGTRKGSLIRILQRAISKTVSRGQKSVVAPIKGVVSVKESEWVIGSDKNLIHHQNENLTVSSLNLSSEGSLDDDESMGSQNIQWAQGKAGEDRIHVVVSEECRWVFVGIYDGFNGPDAPDFLLSNLYSNVHKELKGLLWDDELEQAPATSPEEEKQSREPESTQGCSDYACSRCLEQENYPCKKEDIDFDSNLRSKKKKGRTSKVRYKGMANKWEENQRRWKCEWDRERLELDRKLKEQLNRNKSDRSSSMINHGDVLKALSRALKKTEESYLDIADKMLMENPELALMGSCVLVMLMKGEDVYVMNVGDSRAVLAQKAEPDYWLGKVKQDLERINEETLHDLEGFDGDKFSSIPDLTAFQLSVDHSTNEKEEVQRIKNEHPDDPCAVMNDRVKGSLKPKWNNALLEMFRIDYKGNSPYITCVPSLHHHRLGPKDRFLVLSSDGLYQYLTNEEAVSEVELFITLQPEGDPAQHLIEEVLFRAAKKASMDFHELLEIPQGDRRRYHDDVSVIVISLEGRIWRYCV; translated from the exons ATGGGTAATGGTGTGGGCAAGTTAAGCGTGTGTTTCACCGGCGGCGGTGGATATAGCGGAGAAGAAGCTCGTCCTAGAAAAGAAATATCCTCGTTATTGTTGGATCCTCTCGATGAAGGACTCGGTCACTCTTTCTGCTACGTCAGACCCGATCCTAGCCAACTTTATTCATCCAAGGTCTATTCCGAAGAATCCTCCACGACTTTCGGTACGATCTCGGGAGCCTCAGTTAGCGCCAACACGTATACGCCGCTTTCGACAGCGCTGGTGGATCCCTACGTCTGTTACAACAGCAGCTGCTTCGATCGAGCCGCGGCTTTCGAGAGCACCGCCTCGTTTTCATCGATCCCGCTGCAACCGATTCCCAAGAATATGATTAACTCTTCAGGTCCACTTTCGGGTAGCCTCGTTCCGGGTTCGGGTCCTTTAGAAAGAGGGTTCATGTCGGGTCCGATTGAGAGAGGGTTCATGTCGGGTCCTCTTgataatactaataattataatcGTGGTATATTTTCGGGTCCACTCGATAGAGGCTTTTCCGATCAGTTTCAAAGAAGCTTTTCTCATGGAGCTTTTGCTTTTAAATCCGGAACGAGAAAAGGATCTTTAATTCGGATTCTCCAAAGAGCAATCTCAAAAACCGTATCTCGCGGCCAAAAATCCGTAGTGGCTCCAATCAAAGGCGTGGTTTCGGTTAAAGAATCGGAATGGGTAATCGGGTCCGATAAGAACCTGATTCATCATCAAAATGAGAACTTGACGGTCAGTAGTTTGAATCTGAGCAGTGAAGGTAGTTTAGATGATGATGAGTCAATGGGAAGTCAAAATATTCAATGGGCACAGGGGAAAGCAGGCGAGGATCGTATACACGTCGTGGTTTCGGAGGAATGCAGATGGGTTTTCGTTGGGATCTACGATGGATTCAACGGCCCTGATGCTCCTGATTTTCTGTTATCAAATCTTTACTCCAATGTTCATAAAGAACTCAAGGGTTTGTTATGGGATGATGAGCTTGAACAAGCCCCTGCAACTTCCCCTGAAGAAGAAAAACAGAGCAGGGAACCGGAGTCAACTCAGGGTTGCTCCGATTATGCTTGTTCCCGGTGTCTCGAGCAAGAGAACTACCCCTGTAAGAAAGAAGACATTGATTTCGATTCTAATCTGagatcgaaaaagaaaaagggaaggacATCGAAGGTGAGGTATAAGGGCATGGCAAATAAGTGGGAAGAGAATCAAAGGAGGTGGAAGTGTGAATGGGATAGGGAAAGATTAGAACTTGATAGGAAATTGAAGGAACAGTTGAATAGAAACAAGTCTGATAGATCGAGTTCGATGATAAATCACGGTGATGTTTTGAAAGCTCTGTCTCGGGCTTTGAAGAAAACAGAGGAGTCTTATTTGGATATTGCTGATAAGATGTTAATGGAGAACCCAGAGTTGGCTTTGATGGGTTCTTGTGTGCTTGTCATGTTGATGAAAGGTGAGGATGTGTATGTGATGAATGTTGGTGATAGTAGGGCGGTTTTGGCGCAAAAGGCGGAGCCCGATTACTGGTTGGGGAAGGTTAAACAGGATTTGGAGAGGATTAATGAGGAAACATTGCATGATCTTGAAGGATTTGATGGAGATAAATTTAGTTCAATTCCTGATTTAACTGCTTTTCAGCTTAGTGTGGATCATAGCACCAATGAAAAAGAG GAAgttcaaagaataaaaaatgaacatCCAGATGATCCTTGCGCTGTGATGAACGACCGAGTTAAAGGTTCTTTGAAG CCTAAATGGAACAATGCACTTCTAGAGATGTTCAGAATAGATTACAAAGGAAATTCTCCATATATCACTTGCGTACCATCTCTCCACCACCACAGATTAGGCCCCAAAGACAGATTCTTGGTATTATCATCCGATGGGCTCTATCAATACTTAACAAACGAGGAGGCTGTATCTGAGGTTGAACTTTTCATCACATTGCAACCTGAAGGAGACCCTGCGCAGCATCTCATTGAAGAAGTGCTGTTCCGTGCTGCAAAGAAAGCAAGCATGGACTTTCACGAGTTACTTGAAATACCCCAAGGGGATAGACGGCGGTACCATGACGATGTTTCTGTCATAGTTATTTCTTTAGAGGGAAGAATATGGAGATATTGTGTATAA
- the LOC105769616 gene encoding putative E3 ubiquitin-protein ligase XBAT31 isoform X1, with the protein MGQGLSCGASQENVLFSAVQGGDLETVEALLRRESNLLHHTTVYDRHSALHIAAAYGQIEILAMLLEKSVNPDVVNRQKQTPLMLAAMHGNISCVKKLIEAGANILMFDSIHGRTCLHYAAYYGHSDCLQAILSAAQSSPVAVSWGYARFVNIRDAKGATSLHLAARQRRPDCVHILLDNGALVCASTGGYGCPGSTPLHLAARGGSLDCIRKLLAWGADRLQRDASGRIPYVVALKHKHGACAALLNPSSAEPIVWPAPLKFISELNEEAKTLLEQALMDANREREKNILKGTAYSIPSPSQSDSGLDDNISEASDTELCCICFEQICTIEVQDCGHQMCAQCTLALCCHNKPNPTTASLTPPACPFCRSPIVRLVVAKIKNHDDVDHDIGDVSSSKLRKTRKSRNFSEGSSSFKSLSAVGSFSKISGRGSGRIAAENEWIDKP; encoded by the exons ATGGGTCAAGGGCTGAGTTGTGGAGCGAGTCAAGAGAATGTATTGTTTAGTGCAGTTCAAGGTGGAGACCTTGAAACTGTGGAAGCTTTATTAAGGAGAGAATCCAATCTTTTACATCATACGACTGTTTATGATCGCCACTCTGCTCTTCATATAGCTGCTGCTTATGGCCAGATCGAG ATTTTGGCTATGCTTTTGGAGAAATCCGTGAACCCGGACGTAGTGAATCGTCAAAAGCAg ACTCCCCTTATGTTGGCTGCAATGCATGGGAATATCTCCTGCGTGAAGAAGCTGATTGAAGCCGGGGCAAAT ATCTTAATGTTTGATTCAATTCATGGAAGAACTTGCTTGCACTATGCAGCCTATTATGGTCACTCTGACTGCCTTCAGGCTATTCTCTCTGCTGCTCAATCTAGCCCTGTTGCTGTTTCATg GGGATATGCACGTTTTGTGAATATAAGAGATGCCAAGGGAGCTACTTCCTTACACTTAGCAGCTCGTCAAAGGCGGCCTGACTGCGTACATATCCTGTTAGACAATGGTGCTCTTGTTTGTGCTTCAACTGGTGGATATGG TTGTCCAGGAAGCACACCTCTTCATTTGGCTGCTAGAGGTGGATCTCTTGATTGCATCCGCAAGTTGTTGGCATGGGGTGCGGACCGTCTTCAAAGAGATGCATCCGG GAGAATACCTTATGTAGTTGCTCTAAAGCACAAACATGGGGCATGTGCAGCTCTGCTAAATCCTTCATCAGCAGAACCTATCGTCTGGCCGGCACCTTTAAAGTTCATTAGTGAGCTTAATGAGGAGGCAAAAACACTATTAGAACAAGCCTTAATGGATGCAAACcgggaaagagaaaagaacatCCTGAAGGGAACAGCTTACTCAATTCCATCACCTTCACAATCTGATTCTGGGTTAGATGACAATATCTCTGag GCTAGTGATACTGAACTATGCTGCATATGCTTTGAGCAAATCTGCACAATTGAAGTTCAAGACTGTGGTCACCAGATGTGTGCACAATGCACACTGGCATTGTGCTGCCACAACAAGCCAAACCCTACAACTGCAAGTCTAACACCCCCCGCATGCCCCTTTTGCCGGAGCCCCATTGTCCGATTGGTGGTAGCCAAGATAAAGAATCATGATGACGTGGATCATGACATTGGGGATGTTAGTTCCTCGAAGCTGAGAAAAACAAGGAAGTCAAGGAATTTTAGTGAAGGAAGCAGCAGCTTCAAGAGCTTATCTGCAGTTGGTTCATTCAGCAAGATCAGTGGCCGAGGCTCCGGAAGGATTGCTGCAGAAAATGAATGGATTGATAAGCCTTGA
- the LOC105767428 gene encoding protein TRM32: MGRKFDEQSVEVEFENHHPGCMGGLFNVLDYHHWYNAKKILPQRKLNRGRQARCCANPQTISMEREPVESQRLFDGEAEQIQVQQQTRKTGSTNKRSSKAPTKGLTSKERAKEENHDKQWIVGHSTGSQLQQADSTHHLEPSSFGLGWMNPIILVRKRGETSGTSSAKSKNPDADKHFEHIQNSEKHDKIGARTLVNQKPKSKKLRKQVSHNQVEGVDVLEIFKVNNDLFLDILQDPDVSISQHFPGKQTPKAVKLTKSGSFPIPGSPRAGYLRSSTLEQKKKEVWSFQKGEKPVAGTQLSKSRAIMRTGDQSQNNVKEEASSSSSQGSDSQRWNHLVMNRLKDIKQRIKQALKERRKTNNRTKVDGLTLQVSSRDTLSTNERDMSESSEKAVIGSCIENNAADHDVSNDRLKRITRTKSINESLDRYTQLFQQSVSKETKLHHSRSLKLSHEDRIPSIGNAPKFFRRISSLSELESFCSLLYEVSSELPINNIQDHEADKKTDPHNEQKSISSPEDIDRFELVEAVIETELQEEMREGSDNRYSTGLSVDKNGEEIAKSCEFNEDAVEQTGGLGEAEFFTKERRKIRQESVDYKTMGNSRRILFFEQDTEADPCYNYVKDILELSGFSQNKGLQTWFSLDQPLDPSVFNELERLGSTFYEVGSNCDHQLVFDLVNEALLEINGMSPEYFPNPFSFNSRISLVPKGNNVVQQVWSKVSKNLASQPQHDQSLDDIIARDLDKPAWMNLQADSEFVALELEDLVFHELLDEVVCFLDN; the protein is encoded by the exons ATGGGGAGGAAATTTGATGAACAGTCTGTTGAAGTTGAATTTGAGAACCATCATCCAGGTTGCATGGGGGGCTTATTTAATGTTCTTGACTACCATCATTGGTACAATgcgaaaaagatccttccacAAAGAAAGCTCAACAGAGGAAGACAAGCCAGAT GCTGTGCAAATCCACAAACTATTTCCATGGAACGTGAACCTGTTGAATCCCAAAGATTATTTGATGGAGAGGCTGAACAAATCCAA GTTCAACAGCAAACAAGAAAAACTGGATCAACCAACAAAAGGTCTAGTAAAGCCCCAACAAAGGGTTTAACTAGTAAAGAAAGGGCTAAGGAAGAGAACCATGATAAACAATGGATTGTGGGGCATTCAACAGGATCACAGTTGCAGCAAGCTGACTCTACCCATCATTTGGAACCTTCAAGTTTTGGTCTTGGTTGGATGAATCCGATTATTCTTGTCCGCAAGCGAGGTGAAACCTCTGGTACGAGCTCAGCAAAGAGTAAAAATCCTGATGCAGACAAACACTTTGAACATATACAGAATTCTGAGAAGCATGATAAAATTGGAGCTCGAACCTTAGTAAATCAGAAGCCAAAGTCAAAGAAGCTTAGGAAACAAGTTTCACATAATCAGGTTGAGGGTGTGGATGTTTTGGAGATATTTAAGGTAAACAACGATCTATTCCTAGATATTCTTCAGGATCCTGATGTTAGTATTTCACAGCATTTTCCTGGAAAGCAAACTCCCAAGGCAGTCAAGTTAACAAAATCAGGCTCATTTCCAATCCCCGGTTCACCTCGTGCCGGATATCTTAGGTCTAGTACACTTGAGCAGAAGAAGAAGGAAGTTTGGTCCTTCCAGAAGGGCGAAAAACCCGTCGCCGGTACTCAGTTATCCAAGTCAAGGGCCATAATGAGAACCGGTGATCAGTCTCAGAACAACGTAAAGGAAGAAGCAAGCTCTTCATCATCCCAAGGATCTGATTCCCAAAGGTGGAACCATTTAGTTATGAATCGTCTCAAGGATATTAAGCAGAGAATAAAGCAAGCTCTCAAGGAAAGGAGAAAGACTAATAACCGTACAAAGGTGGATGGACTCACCCTTCAGGTTTCTTCTAGAGATACATTGTCCACAAATGAGAGAGACATGTCGGAAAGCTCGGAAAAGGCAGTCATCGGTAGTTGTATTGAGAACAATGCTGCTGATCATGATGTCAGCAATGATAGGCTCAAAAGGATAACAAGAACAAAGTCTATAAATGAGTCATTAGATAGATACACTCAATTGTTTCAGCAAAGTGTAAGTAAAGAAACCAAATTGCATCACTCAAGGAGCTTAAAATTGAGCCATGAAGACAGAATTCCTTCAATAGGGAATGCTCCCAAGTTTTTCAGAAGGATTTCCTCTCTATCTGAACTTGAATCCTTTTGCTCTCTTCTATATGAGGTTTCTTCAGAGCTCCCAATCAATAATATCCAAGATCACGAGGCAGACAAGAAAACCGATCCACATAATGAACAAAAATCAATTAGTTCCCCTGAAGATATTGATAGATTTGAACTAGTAGAAGCTGTTATAGAGACTGAATTACAGGAAGAAATGAGAGAAGGATCAGATAACCGCTATTCAACCGGTTTATCAGTGGATAAAAATGGTGAAGAAATTGCTAAATCTTGTGAATTCAATGAAGATGCAGTTGAGCAAACAGGAG GTTTAGGTGAAGCGGAGTTTTTTACAAAAGAAAGGCGCAAAATAAGGCAGGAAAGTGTTGATTATAAAACCATGGGAAACAGCCGTCGGATCCTATTCTTTGAACAAGATACAGAGGCTGATCCTTGCTACAATTACGTCAAAGACATTCTTGAGCTCTCAGGTTTCTCACAAAACAAGGGGCTCCAAACATGGTTCTCACTGGACCAACCATTGGACCCTTCAGTGTTCAACGAATTGGAGAGACTGGGATCTACCTTTTATGAAGTCGGAAGCAACTGTGATCACCAACTGGTTTTTGATCTAGTTAATGAGGCACTACTTGAGATCAATGGAATGTCACCTGAATATTTCCCCAACCCCTTCTCTTTCAACTCTCGCATTAGTTTAGTGCCCAAGGGAAACAATGTTGTTCAACAAGTGTGGAGCAAAGTCAGCAAAAACTTGGCATCCCAGCCTCAACATGACCAGTCATTGGATGATATTATTGCTCGAGATTTGGACAAACCCGCCTGGATGAACCTTCAAGCCGATTCAGAATTCGTGGCACTCGAGCTAGAAGATTTGGTTTTTCATGAGCTTTTAGATGAAGTTGTTTGTTTTTTAGACAATTAG
- the LOC105767426 gene encoding methyl-CpG-binding domain-containing protein 5, which produces MSNPVQPSTTDLPSDPLLKPEAFIDANDQNQSAELSEPSNGSIPNGAQSETPAQGPDISSSSAEPKGKRRVLVAPETWLPAGWSIEDRVRSSGATAGTVDRYYFDPSSGRKFRSKKEVLYYLETGIPPSKRKKGAEASGSEEVGTGNSGGNKQKKPDKKLKPLNFDFINVPQKVDWLLTNASEDSWTPFLGDDQVSGPTKQDWAAAFASLIASKSGQMMY; this is translated from the exons ATGTCAAACCCGGTTCAACCCTCCACAACCGATTTACCTTCCGATCCGCTCCTAAAACCCGAAGCCTTCATCGACGCCAACGACCAAAATCAATCGGCTGAGCTGTCAGAACCTTCAAATGGTTCGATTCCAAATGGCGCTCAGTCCGAGACGCCGGCACAAGGGCCGGATATCTCGTCGTCATCGGCGGAGCCTAAGGGTAAGCGGCGCGTGTTGGTAGCTCCCGAGACTTGGTTACCAGCTGGATGGTCGATCGAAGATAGGGTTCGGAGCTCCGGTGCAACTGCTGGAACTGTTGATAGG TATTATTTTGATCCATCCTCTGGCCGGAAATTCAGATCAAAGAAAGAAGTGCTTTACTATCTAGAAACTGGAATCCCCCCTTCTAAAAGGAAGAAAGGAGCAGAGGCTTCTGGAAGTGAAGAAGTT GGTACAGGGAACTCTGGGGGCAACAAACAGAAGAAGCCTGATAAAAAGCTGAagcctttgaactttgatttcatTAACGTGCCGCAGAAAGTTGATTGGTTGTTGACAAATGCCTCTGAAGACTCGTGGACTCCCTTCCTTGGGGATGACCAAGTTTCTGGACCTACTAAACAAGATTGGGCTGCTGCATTTGCTTCCCTAATAGCCAGCAAAAGCGGTCAAATGATGTATTGA
- the LOC105771273 gene encoding uncharacterized protein At3g17950, with the protein MAIQEGGWPLGLQPLNVRLGLARNHDYSGSISFNTTLTASPTSSADSSSDLDTQSTGSFFHDKSVTLGSLIGVSSILELSKRSVKGRKTEAPREKRSNNNNRSKVGLFSLCSRDSTDAEDVDAPSLGHFLTVERRAAGEYRRNHSPTTTVYGPDELALAQPNSESNTLFVNGCVAPPRTSSNHAADDDNNYGVPVLFSCMCGQPSL; encoded by the exons ATGGCAATACAG GAAGGAGGTTGGCCGCTGGGATTGCAGCCCCTGAATGTGAGACTTGGATTGGCTAGAAACCATGATTACTCTGGCTCAATTTCATTCAACACTACACTCACTGCTTCTCCAACTTCCTCTGCAGATTCCTCTTCTGATCTAGACACACAG TCGACGGGGTCCTTTTTTCATGACAAGAGTGTTACACTTGGGAGCCTCATTGGTGTTTCTAGCATTTTGGAATTGTCTAAAAGATCTGTCAAAGGTAGGAAAACCGAAGCACCCAGAGAAAAAAGAAGCAACAACAATAACAGGTCAAAAGTTGGGCTATTTTCCTTGTGCTCAAGGGATAGTACTGATGCTGAGGATGTTGATGCACCATCGCTCGGCCACTTCCTCACAGTGGAAAGGAGGGCCGCCGGTGAATATAGAAGGAACCACAGTCCTACCACTACTGTCTATGGACCGGATGAGCTTGCCTTGGCTCAGCCTAATTCAGAATCGAACACGCTATTTGTTAATGGCTGCGTCGCTCCTCCTCGAACAAGTTCTAATCACGCTGCAGATGATGATAACAATTATGGAGTTCCAGTGCTGTTTTCATGCATGTGTGGACAGCCCTCACTCTAA